The following coding sequences are from one Mus pahari chromosome X, PAHARI_EIJ_v1.1, whole genome shotgun sequence window:
- the Wdr13 gene encoding WD repeat-containing protein 13 isoform X1: MAAVWQQVLAVDARYNAYRTPTFPQFRTQYIRRRSQLLRENAKAGHPPALRRQYLRLRGQLLGQRYGPLSEPGSARAYSNSIVRSSRTTLDRMEDFEDDPRALGARGHRRSVSRGSYQLQAQMNRAVYEDRPPGSVVPTSVAEASRAMAGDTSLSENYAFAGMYHVFDQHVDEAVPRVRFANDDRHRLACCSLDGSISLCQLVPAPPTVLHVLRGHTRGVSDFAWSLSNDILVSTSLDATMRIWASEDGRCIREIPDPDGAELLCCTFQPVNNNLTVVGNAKHNVHVMNISTGKKVKGGSSKLTGRVLALSFDAPGRLLWAGDDRGSVFSFLFDMATGKLTKAKRLVVHEGSPVTSISARSWVSREARDPSLLINACLNKLLLYRVVDNEGALQLKRSFPIEQSSHPVRSIFCPLMSFRQGACVVTGSEDMCVHFFDVERAAKAAVNKLQGHSAPVLDVSFNCDESLLASSDASGMVIVWRREQK; encoded by the exons ATGGCCGCGGTGTGGCAGCAAGTCTTAGCAGTGGACGCGAG GTACAACGCCTACCGTACACCAACGTTTCCACAGTTTCGGACCCAATATATCCGCCGGCGCAGCCAGCTGCTTCGGGAGAATGCCAAGGCTGGGCACCCCCCAGCATTGCGTCGGCAGTACCTGAGGCTACGGGGCCAGCTATTGGGCCAGCGCTACGGGCCACTCTCAGAGCCGGGCAGTGCTCGTGCCTATAGCAACAGCATTGTCCGCAGCAGCCGAACTACCCTTGATCGAATGGAG GACTTTGAAGATGATCCCAGAGCCCTGGGGGCTCGAGGACACCGCCGTTCTGTCAGCCGAGGCTCCTACCAGCTGCAGGCACAAATGAACCGTGCAGTCTATGAGGACAG GCCTCCTGGCAGTGTGGTACCCACATCGGTGGCAGAGGCAAGTCGGGCCATGGCCGGGGACACGTCGCTGAGTGAGAACTATGCCTTTGCAGGCATGTACCATGTTTTTGACCAACACGTGGATGAGGCAG TCCCAAGGGTGCGCTTCGCCAACGACGACCGGCACCGCCTGGCCTGCTGTTCCCTGGACGGCAGCATCTCCCTGTGCCAGCTGGTGCCTGCCCCACCCACTGTGCTCCATGTGCTACGGGGACACACACGTGGTGTCTCAGACTTCGCCTGGTCCCTCTCCAATGACATCCTCGTGTCCACCTCCCTCGATGCCACCATGCGCATCTGGGCCTCCGAGGACGGCCGCTGCATCCGTGAGATCCCTGACCCCGATGGCGCTGAATTGCTCTGCTGCACCTTCCAGCCGGTCAACAACAACCTCACTGTG GTGGGGAACGCCAAGCACAACGTGCATGTCATGAACATCTCCACAGGCAAGAAAGTGAAGGGTGGCTCCAGCAAGCTGACCGGCCGTGTCCTCGCCCTGTCCTTTGATGCCCCTGGTCGGCTGCTCTGGGCAGGCGATGACCGAGGCAGcgtcttctcctttctctttgacatGGCCACAG GAAAGCTGACCAAAGCCAAGCGACTAGTAGTGCATGAGGGCAGCCCTGTAACCAGCATCTCCGCCCGGTCCTGGGTCAGCCGTGAAGCACGGGACCCCTCACTCCTCATCAATGCCTGCCTCAACAAGCTGCTACTCTACAG aGTGGTGGACAACGAAGGGGCGCTGCAGCTGAAGAGAAGCTTCCCCATTGAACAGAGCTCCCACCCTGTACGCAGTATCTTCTGCCCCCTCATGTCCTTCCGCCAGGGGGCCTGTGTGG TGACAGGCAGTGAAGACATGTGCGTTCACTTCTTTGACGTGGAGCGGGCAGCCAAGGCTGCTGTTAACAAGCTGCAGGGCCACAGCGCGCCTGTGCTTGATGTCAGCTTCAACTGTGATGAGAGTCTGCTGGCCTCCAGTGATGCTAGTGGCATGGTCATCGTCTGGAGACGAGAGCAAAAGTAG
- the Wdr13 gene encoding WD repeat-containing protein 13 isoform X2, with amino-acid sequence MEDFEDDPRALGARGHRRSVSRGSYQLQAQMNRAVYEDRPPGSVVPTSVAEASRAMAGDTSLSENYAFAGMYHVFDQHVDEAVPRVRFANDDRHRLACCSLDGSISLCQLVPAPPTVLHVLRGHTRGVSDFAWSLSNDILVSTSLDATMRIWASEDGRCIREIPDPDGAELLCCTFQPVNNNLTVVGNAKHNVHVMNISTGKKVKGGSSKLTGRVLALSFDAPGRLLWAGDDRGSVFSFLFDMATGKLTKAKRLVVHEGSPVTSISARSWVSREARDPSLLINACLNKLLLYRVVDNEGALQLKRSFPIEQSSHPVRSIFCPLMSFRQGACVVTGSEDMCVHFFDVERAAKAAVNKLQGHSAPVLDVSFNCDESLLASSDASGMVIVWRREQK; translated from the exons ATGGAG GACTTTGAAGATGATCCCAGAGCCCTGGGGGCTCGAGGACACCGCCGTTCTGTCAGCCGAGGCTCCTACCAGCTGCAGGCACAAATGAACCGTGCAGTCTATGAGGACAG GCCTCCTGGCAGTGTGGTACCCACATCGGTGGCAGAGGCAAGTCGGGCCATGGCCGGGGACACGTCGCTGAGTGAGAACTATGCCTTTGCAGGCATGTACCATGTTTTTGACCAACACGTGGATGAGGCAG TCCCAAGGGTGCGCTTCGCCAACGACGACCGGCACCGCCTGGCCTGCTGTTCCCTGGACGGCAGCATCTCCCTGTGCCAGCTGGTGCCTGCCCCACCCACTGTGCTCCATGTGCTACGGGGACACACACGTGGTGTCTCAGACTTCGCCTGGTCCCTCTCCAATGACATCCTCGTGTCCACCTCCCTCGATGCCACCATGCGCATCTGGGCCTCCGAGGACGGCCGCTGCATCCGTGAGATCCCTGACCCCGATGGCGCTGAATTGCTCTGCTGCACCTTCCAGCCGGTCAACAACAACCTCACTGTG GTGGGGAACGCCAAGCACAACGTGCATGTCATGAACATCTCCACAGGCAAGAAAGTGAAGGGTGGCTCCAGCAAGCTGACCGGCCGTGTCCTCGCCCTGTCCTTTGATGCCCCTGGTCGGCTGCTCTGGGCAGGCGATGACCGAGGCAGcgtcttctcctttctctttgacatGGCCACAG GAAAGCTGACCAAAGCCAAGCGACTAGTAGTGCATGAGGGCAGCCCTGTAACCAGCATCTCCGCCCGGTCCTGGGTCAGCCGTGAAGCACGGGACCCCTCACTCCTCATCAATGCCTGCCTCAACAAGCTGCTACTCTACAG aGTGGTGGACAACGAAGGGGCGCTGCAGCTGAAGAGAAGCTTCCCCATTGAACAGAGCTCCCACCCTGTACGCAGTATCTTCTGCCCCCTCATGTCCTTCCGCCAGGGGGCCTGTGTGG TGACAGGCAGTGAAGACATGTGCGTTCACTTCTTTGACGTGGAGCGGGCAGCCAAGGCTGCTGTTAACAAGCTGCAGGGCCACAGCGCGCCTGTGCTTGATGTCAGCTTCAACTGTGATGAGAGTCTGCTGGCCTCCAGTGATGCTAGTGGCATGGTCATCGTCTGGAGACGAGAGCAAAAGTAG
- the Rbm3 gene encoding RNA-binding protein 3 isoform X2 yields the protein MSSEEGKLFVGGLNFNTDEQALEDHFSSFGPISEVVVVKDRETQRSRGFGFITFTNPEHASDAMRAMNGESLDGRQIRVDHAGKSARGSRGGAFGGRGRSYSRGGGDQGYGSGRYDSRPGGYGYGYGRSRDYSGSQGGYDRYSGGNYRDNYDN from the exons ATGTCTTCTGAAGAAGGGAAGCTCTTCGTGGGAGGGCTCAACTTCAACACCGATGAACAGGCACTTGAAGACCACTTCAGCAGCTTTGGGCCTATCTCTGAGG tgGTTGTTGTCAAGGACCGGGAGACTCAAAGATCCCGGGGTTTTGGCTTCATCACCTTCACAAACCCAGAGCATGCCTCAGATGCGATGAGAGCCATGAATGGAGAG TCCCTGGATGGGCGCCAAATCCGAGTTGATCACGCAGGCAAGTCTGCCAGGGGATCCAGAGGGGGTGCCTTTGGTGGGCGTGGTCGCAGTTACTCTAGAG GTGGTGGAGACCAGGGATATGGAAGCGGAAGATATGACAGTCGACCTGGAGGATATGGATATGGGTATGGACGGTCTAGAGACTACAGTGGCAG CCAGGGTGGCTATGACCGCTACTCAGGAGGAAATTACAGAGACAATTATGACAACTGA
- the Rbm3 gene encoding RNA-binding protein 3 isoform X1, with amino-acid sequence MSSEEGKLFVGGLNFNTDEQALEDHFSSFGPISEVVVVKDRETQRSRGFGFITFTNPEHASDAMRAMNGESLDGRQIRVDHAGKSARGSRGGAFGGRGRSYSRGGGDQGYGSGRYDSRPGGYGYGYGRSRDYSGRSQGGYDRYSGGNYRDNYDN; translated from the exons ATGTCTTCTGAAGAAGGGAAGCTCTTCGTGGGAGGGCTCAACTTCAACACCGATGAACAGGCACTTGAAGACCACTTCAGCAGCTTTGGGCCTATCTCTGAGG tgGTTGTTGTCAAGGACCGGGAGACTCAAAGATCCCGGGGTTTTGGCTTCATCACCTTCACAAACCCAGAGCATGCCTCAGATGCGATGAGAGCCATGAATGGAGAG TCCCTGGATGGGCGCCAAATCCGAGTTGATCACGCAGGCAAGTCTGCCAGGGGATCCAGAGGGGGTGCCTTTGGTGGGCGTGGTCGCAGTTACTCTAGAG GTGGTGGAGACCAGGGATATGGAAGCGGAAGATATGACAGTCGACCTGGAGGATATGGATATGGGTATGGACGGTCTAGAGACTACAGTGGCAG AAGCCAGGGTGGCTATGACCGCTACTCAGGAGGAAATTACAGAGACAATTATGACAACTGA